The following DNA comes from Syntrophorhabdales bacterium.
CCCGTCGCAAGCATCGCTCACCGACATGGCATAGAGCCGTTCCGGTCGGACCGCTCTCTTATCTACAGGACAGGAACGCTTGGAGATGATCACGGCCATGCCGCCTTCTTCGCTGCGACAGTGTGCATCGGCTTCCTGGAGCAATGCACTGAAGGCCGGCACGTCGTAAGGATCGCATTCGCGCAGGAACCTGACGCCGCTCGCAGCGACAATCCCGGGAATGGAGACAGCCGCCGTTGGTGAGCCGTCTGCTTTGATGCCAAGGTGCGGGGAAGGCTGGTGCCCGGTCATGGCGGTCGTGCTGTTGTCGAGAATTACTATGATAAAGCGAGATTCCTGTACGACACAGTTGATGAGGCCGGGGATGCCTGCGTGAAAAAAGGTTGAATCGCCGATAGTGACGACGATGGGAGGAATGGGTCCTCCGTCCTGCGCGTACGAGTGGTAAAAGCCCGCCCCCTGGCTTATGCAGGCGCCCATGCAGTGACACGTGTCCACAGCGCCGAGATTCATGCCCAGCGTGTAGCAGCCGATGTCACTTGGGAATATACCCTTGGGAAATGTTTTCTTGATCGCAAAAAAAGCAGGCCGGTGCGGGCAGCCCGCGCAGAGCGAGGGTCTTTTTCCCGGTGACACGCCTGCCGTCCTCTGTGGGCGGGAAGTTCTTCCCAGAAACCTCTCAAGGCTCTCATGGATGAGATCTGGCATCAGTTCGCCCTGTCGGGGAACAAAGCCGGATTTTCTACCGTGGATCTTTCCGTTGCCGAGCTGGAGTTCTATCACGGGATACGTTTCCTCGATGACAAGCGCCTGTTTGTAATTGGCGTGTATCATGTCGATGAACGGTCTATTGAGCGGGTGCGGCAGCAACACCTGAAAAAGATCGACGCGGTCGAAGAGGCGCAGCTCTTCAAAAAGCTCATAGGTGTGGGCAAAAGCTACGCCAGAAGCAATGACGCACCGTTTGTTGCGCGAGGGAAGAGAGACAAACGGGACAGGAGAGAGCGCCTTCTCTGCAGCGATCTTGTCCATTTTCTCATTGAGAAGTTTGTGCAGATCGTAGATGAACTGTGGGGTTGCTGCCCACCGTGACGGATCTTTCTCAAAATGAGCGCGTCTTTCAAGAAGCTTCGGCTGCTTGCAGGTGACATTCTGGCGTGCGTGACAGACACGCGTGGTCGGCCGTATCATTACAGGAATCTCGTAGCGTTCCGAGAGCTCGAATGCCTTCTTTACCATCTCCTTGGCCTCTCGTGGAGAGGAAGGATCGAAGACCGGGACCTTTGCGAAATGAGCAAAAAGGCGGCTGTCCTGTTCTGTCTGGGAACTGTGCGGGCCCGGATCGTCAGCGGAAATCAGGACGAAACCTCCTTTGACGCCGAGGTATGCGGAACGCATGAACGGGTCGGCTGCCACGTTCAAGCCCACCTGTTTCATGGCTACTGCAGCCCGCTTACCCGTGTAGCTATGAGCCAGCGCCACCTCGAATGCTACCTTTTCATTGATGGACCATTCTATATGAAGGGGCGATTCAGCCTCTCTGGAAAAGGCGACCACCGACGCAAGTACTTCAGACGCCGGTGTCCCGGGATAGGAAGCTACCAGCGAACACCCGTTTTCAAACAGCCCTCTTCCGAGCGCTTCGTTGCCCATCAGCATTCTTTGTTCCTGTCTATTCATGTCAAGCGTACCTCCCAAGCAAAAAAAAGCCGCAGGCAGCCTATCTCCCGGGCTGCCCACGGCCTCTCACGGAATTCCGTGGTCAGCGGGCGACGTTCAAGCCCGGATTTGGTATGGACCACCACTCAGTTGCACAACATTTTGGAGTATTGCCAGTTTCGTTGAGCATAGGTAACTACTAATAGACTACGGAGTGTGTAAAGTCAAGAATTACGGGATTCAGGGTTCCGCCGCATGATCTCAAGTTTTGCGGATAGCCGGGCGATAACAAACCAGGGCCGAAAGCCAAATGTAGCTGAGCTCAAAGCTAAGGCGGAAAGGGAAACCCCAATCAGCCATCTTAAGAGAGTTCTGAAAGGAGAATAGGTGCGTTGACCCTGGTACTGGTTATTGCATCAGTTTTTTTTGTTGTTGTCCTTGGAATGATGATACGGTCGGAGAAGAAATCGACTGAACGATGTCGACCGGGCAGCTTTGGATTGGAAACCAAGAGACAGAGGACAAGTACTCTGGACGGAACCTACATTCTCAAGTAGTCGAACCGAGTGGCAGTCCGGCCGGTTCCCCCTTCATTGTCCCATAAATTTCTTTGCATCATTGATCGATATGGCGAAGCCAAGCCGATCAGTATCCATCTGACTGCTCAGAATTTTCATGGTATTTATGCCTATAACCTGCCCCGCTTTGTTTAGCAGCGGTCCGCCACTGTTTCCCGGATTCACTGCTGCATCAGTCTGGATGTAAATTACCCCGTTAGCGGCTTTTCTGAGAGCGCTGACGATACCTCTTGTGACAGTGCCCTCCAGACCCATTGGCGATCCGATTGCTATGACCGACTCGCCTTGTGAAACTCTGTTTGAATCGCCGAGAGGAAGGGCAGGGAAAACGGAACCCGAAGCCTTCAGCAGTGCTAAGTCTTTTTCTTCATCAGTCTTTATTATGTTTGCAGAGACGCTCTTCCCATTGGCAAGGCGGATAGAGGGCCAGCTTTCTTTGCCGACAACATGGGAGTTTGTCAGAATGTAGCCATCGGAGTTGACGAAGAAACCCGAACCCAATCCTTCGTCCGTAACAACCGTTACCACGGCCGGCATCGATTGCCGGATCACCTGTGAAGTATCCTCCGCCTGAAGAGATGGGGCTCGTGCGGACGAGTCTCTATCCTGCGTGGCCTCTTTTGTAGCCTCCCGCTTTTGGGGCTGCTCCGGGGAGGGAGACGGATTGATAATGCGGATTTCAATATGGCGCGGCTCTTGCGCTGGTACTGAGCTCGCGCTTATCATTATTGCCACGAGGAAGAGAGTGATCGGTACAAAGCGAATCGTACGTTCTTTCATTCTGAATATGAAAGTCTATCCTTTATGGTTTGCAGTTCTCAAACTTAACCTGAACCTTAACCTTGATCCTGACGTCCTTGCGGATTAACTCTAGCCTTCGCTAGCCGACTTTCTGATAACCCTTAAGCGCTGCGGCCG
Coding sequences within:
- a CDS encoding thiamine pyrophosphate-dependent enzyme gives rise to the protein MNRQEQRMLMGNEALGRGLFENGCSLVASYPGTPASEVLASVVAFSREAESPLHIEWSINEKVAFEVALAHSYTGKRAAVAMKQVGLNVAADPFMRSAYLGVKGGFVLISADDPGPHSSQTEQDSRLFAHFAKVPVFDPSSPREAKEMVKKAFELSERYEIPVMIRPTTRVCHARQNVTCKQPKLLERRAHFEKDPSRWAATPQFIYDLHKLLNEKMDKIAAEKALSPVPFVSLPSRNKRCVIASGVAFAHTYELFEELRLFDRVDLFQVLLPHPLNRPFIDMIHANYKQALVIEETYPVIELQLGNGKIHGRKSGFVPRQGELMPDLIHESLERFLGRTSRPQRTAGVSPGKRPSLCAGCPHRPAFFAIKKTFPKGIFPSDIGCYTLGMNLGAVDTCHCMGACISQGAGFYHSYAQDGGPIPPIVVTIGDSTFFHAGIPGLINCVVQESRFIIVILDNSTTAMTGHQPSPHLGIKADGSPTAAVSIPGIVAASGVRFLRECDPYDVPAFSALLQEADAHCRSEEGGMAVIISKRSCPVDKRAVRPERLYAMSVSDACDGCRLCMKQFECPALEWVEVPGKKRGRAAIDKALCIECGVCKHVCPKGAIVVAEEKAI
- a CDS encoding trypsin-like peptidase domain-containing protein; protein product: MKERTIRFVPITLFLVAIMISASSVPAQEPRHIEIRIINPSPSPEQPQKREATKEATQDRDSSARAPSLQAEDTSQVIRQSMPAVVTVVTDEGLGSGFFVNSDGYILTNSHVVGKESWPSIRLANGKSVSANIIKTDEEKDLALLKASGSVFPALPLGDSNRVSQGESVIAIGSPMGLEGTVTRGIVSALRKAANGVIYIQTDAAVNPGNSGGPLLNKAGQVIGINTMKILSSQMDTDRLGFAISINDAKKFMGQ